In the Drosophila takahashii strain IR98-3 E-12201 chromosome 3R, DtakHiC1v2, whole genome shotgun sequence genome, one interval contains:
- the LOC108067052 gene encoding uncharacterized protein, with the protein MISRRDKLLQQPWEQLRYAQHREKVMSARPAIDTHTPRAHEHVQRKWKKQQVERERQQQIERENLRLLQKLGDIMRTKRINNLWLEPRPNFLNREKLFPTRPYSSLPEIVTIYGKQPPGPLIYGMLPKPTVVGRCPTCSGNPERTEVAIPEQRTPWAPERKSWNRKTQEQEKQRRCYHCGFVRTSERKFFEEFSYSYSYDE; encoded by the exons ATGATCTCACGACGCGACAAATTGCTGCAGCAGCCGTGGGAGCAACTGCGGTACGCCCAGCACCGCGAGAAGGTCATGTCCGCCCGCCCGGCCATCGACACCCACACGCCCCGCGCCCACGAGCACGTGCAGCGCAAGTGGAAGAAGCAGCAGGTCGAGCGGGAGCGCCAGCAGCAGATCGAGCGGGAGAACCTGCGGCTCCTCCAGAAACTGGGCGACATCATGCGCACCAAGCGCATCAACAACCTCTGGCTGGAGCCGCGGCCCAA TTTTCTGAATCGCGAGAAGCTCTTTCCCACCCGCCCGTACTCGAGTCTCCCGGAAATCGTCACCATTTACGGGAAACAACCGCCGGGACCGCTCATCTACGGCATGCTGCCCAAACCAACGGTGGTGGGTCGGTGTCCCACCTGCAGCGGCAATCCGGAACGCACCGAGGTGGCCATTCCCGAGCAGCGGACTCCCTGGGCGCCGGAACGGAAGTCCTGGAACCGAAAGACCCAGGAGCAAGAGAAGCAGCGGCGTTGCTACCACTGCGGATTCGTAAGGACCAGCGAACGCAAGTTCTTCGAGGAATTCTCCTACTCTTACTCCTACGACGAATGA
- the Tcs6 gene encoding uncharacterized protein Tcs6 has translation MMPQISYKLNESTIRVPFETPRLAEIAYRVLNVDQEPRRNFVQKTLSLDGDVLVVHFQADQVKSLRTAITSFFEGLLLCQDTIKEFGGDSQEEKPIPERNEAENDAGTQSGSDSA, from the exons atgatGCCTCAAATATCTTATAAACTAAATGAATC CACAATAAGAGTGCCGTTTGAGACGCCACGCCTTGCGGAGATTGCCTACCGAGTGCTGAATGTCGACCAAGAACCCCGTCGGAATTTCGTGCAGAAAACTTTGAGTTTGGATGGCGATGTCCTGGTCGTCCACTTCCAAGCCGACCAAGTGAAGAGCCTGCGCACCGCCATTACCTCGTTTTTCGAGGGTCTGCTCCTCTGCCAGGACACCATCAAGGAGTTTGGCGGGGATTCCCAGGAGGAGAAGCCAATCCCCGAGAGAAACGAAGCAGAAAACGATGCCGGAACACAGTCCGGCTCCGACTCCGCATAG
- the RpL34a gene encoding large ribosomal subunit protein eL34: protein MVQRLTLRRRLSYNTRSNKRRIVRTPGGRLVYQYVKKNPTVPRCGQCKEKLHGITPSRPSERPRMSKRLKTVSRTYGGVLCHGCLRERIVRAFLIEEQKIVKALKSQREALVKPVKKVVEKKPAKAKAAAKKPVGKSAGGKPGAKVAGKKPAPKGVVKSKK from the exons ATGGTGCAGCGTTTGACTCTGAGGCGACGTCTGTCGTACAACACCCGCTCCAACAAGAGGCGCAT TGTGCGCACTCCCGGAGGCCGTCTGGTGTACCAGTACGTGAAGAAGAACCCCACTGTTCCACGCTGCGGTCAGTGCAAGGAGAAGCTCCACGGCATCACGCCCTCGAGGCCCAGCGAGCGTCCCAGGATGTCCAAGCGGCTGAAGACCGTTTCCAGGACCTACGGCGGAGTCCTGTGCCACGGCTGCCTGCGCGAGCGCATCGTTCGCGCCTTCCTCATCGAGGAGCAGAAGATCGTCAAGGCGCTGAAGAGCCAGCGCGAGGCGCTGGTCAAGCCCGTCAAGAAGGTGGTGGAGAAGAAGCCGGCGAAGGCCAAGGCGGCCGCCAAGAAGCCAGTGGGCAAGTCCGCCGGCGGAAAGCCCGGAGCCAAGGTCGCCGGCAAGAAGCCCGCCCCCAAGGGAGTCGTCAAGTCCAAGAAGTAA
- the Exo84 gene encoding exocyst complex component 8: MKEFDDFNFSVEKYTKDLTRECVGGSDLQQRKKEIEAYNETTAATLKQTCKKNYMEFIQTAKEISHLESEMYQLSHILIEQRNILATMTDGKTSSRLKAESLEVDTSTAAEDVENSHATRAVKEMVQGFNGNLEGKTFLNEGALIELDGNDYRPIQRVFFFLFNDVLIVCKVKHDKRLDFLTEYDPKKIAVINIKDLDGVKNAINIITPDGSKIYQSITAAGKTEWIEKLEEAFRFDQQKGKPKKGQAPQPPSRAKQQSKASTPEKETTPQSPGEPKSLEDETPEWLSTASEEIQTLVAQRHFENAQELIKRTQDFMRNDSRKKVPQAEAIESKVKQQELKLINVLLKELSNSHNRNLQIALRAAKRPLKILVEMGRYRQASATLLKVCAVSLRVAQREARRNNADISELFFCDLTQVACDFLTAFEKQPACVSALVVWCNAELQYFASQLIKHYLTKGTSLESVAKCVERVRKPSTKLTEIGLDISYHLEGLLRTTLESLIEESKERLLDSVGRTEESWQPYNLQTKSNLKRLLLELDVLGIDVRAQATGDTWINLTQSTVVFIRHFLQLTEYCGCLAKCETLLQSLELLLKELFIAQHSLKPPSDMAVDPNFVMKNKIFLVDNLLPIAIDKFRQISGRQCEGLRELHTKMSRQQGAPLPRQRSVYTTDVF, from the exons ATGAAGGAGTTTGACGATTTCAATTTTAGCGTAGAGAAAT ATACCAAAGACCTCACCCGAGAATGCGTGGGTGGCAGCGATTTGCAGCagcgaaaaaaggaaatcgaGGCGTACAACGAAACAACGGCCGCCACTTTGAAGCAAACATGCAAGAAGAACTACATGGAGTTTATACAGACGGCCAAGGAGATATCGC ATCTCGAGTCGGAAATGTATCAACTGTCGCACATTCTGATTGAGCAGCGCAACATTCTGGCCACCATGACGGATGGAAAGACCTCAAGTCGCCTGAAAGCCGAGAGTTTGGAGGTGGACACCTCGACGGCGGCGGAGGATGTGGAAAACAGCCATGCTACGCGGGCTGTAAAAGAAATGGTGCAGGGCTTCAATGGCAATCTGGAGGGCAAGACCTTCCTCAACGAGGGAGCCCTCATCGAACTGGATGGCAATGACTATAGGCCCATTCAGCGGGTCTTCTTTTTCCTCTTCAACGATGTGCTGATTGTCTGCAAGGTCAAGCATGATAA ACGCCTGGACTTCCTCACCGAGTACGATCCCAAGAAAATAGCCGTGATCAACATCAAAGACCTGGATGGCGTCAAGAATGCCATCAATATCATCACACCAGATGGCTCCAAGATCTACCAAAGCATCACGGCGGCTGGGAAAACCGAGTGGATCGAAAAGCTCGAGGAAGCCTTCCGTTTTGACCAGCAAAAGGGGAAACCCAAGAAGGGTCAGGCTCCACAGCCACCTTCGCGGGCCAAACAGCAGTCGAAAGCCTCGACGCCGGAGAAGGAGACCACTCCCCAGAGTCCCGGGGAGCCCAAATCCCTGGAGGATGAGACGCCCGAGTGGCTGAGCACCGCCAGCGAGGAGATCCAAACACTGGTGGCCCAGCGGCACTTTGAGAATGCCCAGGAGCTGATCAAACGCACCCAGGACTTTATGCGGAATGATAGCAGGAAGAAGGTTCCCCAGGCGGAGGCCATCGAATCCAAAGTGAAGCAGCAGGAGCTCAAGCTGATCAATGTGCTGCTCAAGGAGCTGTCCAATAGCCACAATCGCAATCTGCAAATCGCTTTGAGGGCCGCCAAGAGGCCTCTGAAAATCCTAGTCGAAATGGGACGCTATCGGCAGGCGAGCGCTACGCTACTGAAAGTCTGCGCCGTCAGTTTGAGGGTCGCCCAAAGGGAGGCGCGCAGGAATAATGCGGATATTTCGGAGCTATTCTTCTGTGATCTCACCCAGGTGGCCTGCGATTTCCTCACCGCCTTCGAGAAGCAGCCAGCCTGCGTTAGTG CCCTTGTGGTCTGGTGCAATGCCGAGCTGCAGTACTTTGCCAGCCAGCTAATCAAACACTACCTGACCAAAGGAACCTCTTTGGAGTCGGTGGCCAAATGCGTGGAGCGAGTGCGCAAGCCGTCGACGAAGCTTACGGAGATTGGGCTGGACATTAGCTACCATTTGGAGGGTCTTTTACGCACCACTTTAGAGTCACTCATAGAGGAGTCCAAGGAGCGACTGCTGGACTCCGTGGGTCGCACTGAGGAGAGCTGGCAGCCGTACAACCTGCAAACCAAGTCGAATCTGAAGCGTTTGCTCCTCGAACTGGATGTCTTGGGCATCGATGTGCGGGCCCAGGCCACTGGGGATACCTGGATAAACCTCACCCAGTCCACGGTGGTCTTTATCCGGCACTTTCTGCAGCTCACCGAGTACTGCGGCTGTTTGGCCAAGTGCGAAACACTCCTACAGAGTCTGGAACTTCTACTAAAAGAGCTGTTTATTGCCCAGCATTCATTGAAACCACCCAGCGATATGGCCGTGGAT CCCAACTTTGTGATGAAGAACAAGATCTTTCTGGTGGACAACCTGCTGCCCATTGCCATCGACAAGTTCCGCCAGATTTCGGGTCGTCAATGCGAGGGACTAAGAGAGTTGCACACCAAAATGTCCCGCCAACAGGGAGCTCCATTGCCCCGCCAGCGAAGCGTCTACACCACAGatgtattttaa
- the PIG-P gene encoding phosphatidylinositol N-acetylglucosaminyltransferase subunit P: MPEHSPAPTPHRAIYGFAFYMLFTVLFFVYVAWALLPLEFGLHSYLPDKYFAVFVPFLVLVFAWFFAFLIYPAINLSMTVDVDSIASIVDPKLVLPKGTEFTSWSQLQGGRKNQDSTSKKSSPVHCNLCRTFHQPVTREPIAPLRFLDLQEVNTAYYN; this comes from the coding sequence ATGCCGGAACACAGTCCGGCTCCGACTCCGCATAGGGCCATCTATGGATTCGCCTTCTATATGCTGTTCACCGTCCTGTTCTTCGTCTACGTGGCTTGGGCCCTGCTGCCTTTGGAATTTGGCCTGCATTCCTATCTGCCCGATAAATATTTCGCTGTATTTGTGCCCTTTTTGGTGCTGGTCTTCGCCTGGTTCTTTGCCTTCCTCATCTACCCAGCTATTAATCTCTCCATGACCGTGGATGTGGATTCCATAGCCTCTATAGTCGATCCCAAATTGGTTTTGCCTAAGGGCACTGAGTTCACCTCCTGGTCGCAGTTGCAGGGAGGCAGGAAAAACCAGGATAGCACCTCTAAAAAGTCCTCTCCAGTCCATTGCAACCTTTGCAGGACCTTCCATCAACCGGTGACAAGGGAACCCATAGCACCACTGCGTTTTCTGGACCTCCAGGAAGTAAATACAGCGtattacaattaa
- the Trmt61 gene encoding tRNA (adenine(58)-N(1))-methyltransferase catalytic subunit TRMT61A codes for MSFLKPKSHIEKGDVVILYLSVSSMHAIEAVPEIVNKKGETIPHIFQTNYGSLKVENIIGVEYGSKVELSKGWAHVLQPTPELWTQTLPHRTQIIYTPDISMIIHQLEVHPGAVVIESGTGSGSLSHYFLRALKPTGHLHTFDFHEARADQARDEFRRHGIADFVTVYHRDVCNLGFGEELDGKADAVFLDLPAPDLAVPHAFKALKLSGGRFCSFSPCIEQSQRCIQELTKLGFNEIVSLEVLQQENVVKTRTLPVIDLEFLKLPKTDEATTNVEESKASKEVKKYLTSSNPQTLPGHTGFLTFATLPPNIPKA; via the exons ATGAGTTTTCTGAAACCCAAGAGCCACATAGAGAAGGGCGATGTGGTTATCCTATACTTGAGTGTTAGTTCCATGCATGCCATCGAAGCGGTTCCCGAAATAGTCAATAAAAAGGGGGAAACGATACCGCACATCTTTCAGACAAACTATGGATCGCTAAAAGTGGAAA ATATAATAGGCGTGGAGTATGGAAGCAAAGTGGAGCTCTCCAAGGGTTGGGCCCATGTCCTTCAGCCCACGCCGGAATTGTGGACCCAAACGCTTCCTCATCGCACCCAGATTATCTACACCCCGGATATCAGCATGATAATCCATCAGCTGGAGGTTCATCCCGGTGCGGTGGTCATTGAATCGGGCACAGGATCGGGTTCCCTATCCCATTACTTCCTGAGGGCCCTGAAACCCACCGGCCACCTGCACACCTTCGATTTCCACGAGGCTCGAGCGGATCAGGCACGCGACGAGTTCCGGCGACACGGAATCGCCGACTTTGTCACCGTCTACCATCGGGATGTCTGCAATCTGGGCTTCGGCGAGGAGCTCGACGGAAAGGCCGATGCGGTCTTCTTGGATCTGCCCGCACCCGATCTCGCCGTGCCGCACGCCTTCAAGGCGTTGAAGCTGTCCG GCGGCCGCTTTTGTTCGTTTTCGCCCTGCATTGAGCAGTCGCAGCGCTGCATCCAGGAGCTGACCAAGCTGGGCTTCAACGAGATTGTCTCCCTGGAGGTTTTGCAGCAGGAGAATGTGGTCAAGACCCGCACGCTGCCCGTCATCGATCTGGAGTTCCTTAAACTGCCCAAAACCGATGAAGCGACCACCAATGTTGAGGAAAGCAAGGCGTCCAAGGAGGTGAAGAAGTACCTGACCTCCAGCAATCCCCAAACGCTGCCCGGCCACACGGGCTTCCTCACCTTTGCCACCCTGCCACCGAATATACCCAAGGCCTGA
- the Vps2 gene encoding charged multivesicular body protein 2a, which produces MDWLFGKKISPDEMLRKNQRALNKAMRDLDRERMKMEQQEKKIIADIKKMAKEGQMDAVKIMAKDLVRTRRYAKKFMLMKANIQAVSLKIQTLKSQNTMAQAMKGVTKAMQNMNRQLNLPQIQKILQDFEKQSEMMDMKEEMINDAIDDAMEDEGDEEETDAVVSQVLDELGLQLGEQLGDLPSASGSLSIAGGVAQKGPQAVAAGGIGGGGAAAAGGGASGGATGGAGASGGSGASSPMSDADADLQARLDKLRKD; this is translated from the exons ATGGACTGGCTATTCGGCAAGAAGATCAGCCCCGACGAGATGCTGCGCAAGAACCAGCGGGCGCTGAACAAGGCGATGCGGGACCTGGATCGCGAGCGGATGAAGATGGAGCAGCAGGAGAAGAAGATCATCGCGGACATCAAGAAGATGGCCAAGGAGGGCCAAATGGATGCGGTGAAGATCATGGCCAAGGATCTGGTGCGCACCCGCCGCTACGCCAAGAAATTCATGCTGATGAAGGCCAACATCCAGGCGGTGTCGCTCAAAATCCAGACGCTCAAGTCGCAGAATACCATGGCGCAGGCCATGAAGG GCGTCACCAAGGCCATGCAGAACATGAACCGCCAGCTGAATCTCCCGCAAATCCAGAAGATCCTCCAGGACTTTGAGAAGCAGTCGGAGATGATGGACATGAAGGAGGAGATGATCAACGACGCCATCGACGATGCCATGGAGGATGAGGGCGACGAGGAGGAGACGGATGCCGTGGTCTCCCAGGTGCTGGATGAATTGGGTTTGCAGCTGGGCGAGCAGCTGGGAGATCTGCCCTCCGCCTCGGGTTCCCTTTCCATTGCCGGTGGCGTGGCGCAGAAGGGACCGCAGGCGGTGGCCGCTGGCGGAATAGGCggtggaggagctgctgctgcaggcgGAGGAGCTAGTGGAGGCGCCACCGGAGGAGCTGGAGCCTCCGGCGGCAGTGGCGCCTCGTCGCCCATGTCCGATGCCGATGCGGATCTGCAGGCGCGCCTGGATAAGCTGCGCAAGGATTGA
- the Sld5 gene encoding DNA replication complex GINS protein SLD5, giving the protein MSDIEDVPETQLENDVCDGAGLEEEDDDDMEQITAQKVLEILETAWINEMCAPEILPSQTDMLELMVSQVAHMEEQMRDLDKNDFRAVVHSMELERVRYIMASYLRCRLQKIETFTQHILNQEASRETDDKRLSPEETKFAQEFAANVDEYFHKVATQYMPNQQRGEAEQRIVTPNLMSHVFLKANVAVPAVIVGVDDEEVDMAAGSQHIIPYQLVADLIQNNQAQLI; this is encoded by the exons ATGTCGGATATAGAAGATGTGCCCGAAACCCAGCTGGAAAACGATGTGTGCGATGGAGCCGGATTGGAGGAGGAAGATGACGATGATATGGAACAGATCACGGCTCAAAAG GTTCTAGAGATCCTAGAAACAGCCTGGATCAACGAGATGTGCGCTCCCGAGATCCTGCCCAGCCAGACGGACATGCTGGAGCTGATGGTCTCCCAGGTGGCCCACATGGAGGAGCAGATGCGCGACCTGGACAAGAACGACTTCCGGGCGGTGGTGCACTCGATGGAACTGGAGAGGGTGCGCTACATAATGGCTAGCTATCTGCGGTGTCGCCTCCAGAAGATCGAGACCTTCACGCAGCACATCCTCAACCAGGAGGCGAGTCGCGAGACGGATGACAAGCGCCTCTCGCCCGAGGAGACCAAGTTCGCCCAGGAGTTTGCCGCCAATGTGGATGAGTACTTCCACAAGGTGGCCACCCAATATATGCCCAATCAGCAGAGAGGAGAGGCCGAGCAGAGGATCGTGACCCCCAATCTGATGAGCCATGTCTTCCTCAAGGCAAATGTGGCGG TGCCCGCCGTGATCGTGGGCGTCGATGACGAGGAGGTGGACATGGCCGCCGGTTCCCAGCACATTATTCCCTACCAACTGGTGGCCGACTTGATACAGAACAACCAGGCGCAGCTAATTTAA
- the Cmpk gene encoding UMP-CMP kinase produces MWRALAQTAFRAADRSPVAGILPKLHPPTTLTQHQQLRHSKATQAKQQPPYKIGIMSGVEKPKVVFVLGGPGAGKGTQCSKIVDRFQFTHLSAGDLLREERSREGSEFGNLIEDYIRNGKIVPVEVTCSLLENAMKASGKSRFLIDGFPRNQDNLDGWNRQMSEKVDMQFVLFFDCSEDVCVQRCLGRGQSGSGRTDDNMESLKKRISTYNNDSLPIIKFFEGAGQVKRIDASPDADAVFEEVERVFLASGF; encoded by the coding sequence ATGTGGCGCGCTTTGGCACAAACGGCATTCCGAGCGGCAGACAGGTCACCAGTAGCGGGAATACTGCCCAAATTACACCCACCCACAACGCTGACGCAGCACCAGCAGTTGCGACATTCCAAGGCCACTCAAGCAAAACAGCAACCACCTTACAAAATCGGCATTATGAGTGGAGTGGAGAAGCCAAAGGTTGTCTTCGTTTTGGGAGGCCCGGGAGCTGGAAAGGGCACCCAGTGCTCCAAGATAGTGGACCGCTTCCAGTTCACCCATTTGTCGGCGGGGGATCTGCTGCGCGAGGAGCGTTCCCGCGAGGGATCCGAGTTCGGGAACCTCATCGAGGATTACATCCGCAATGGAAAGATTGTGCCCGTGGAGGTCACGTGCTCGCTGCTGGAAAACGCCATGAAGGCGTCGGGAAAGTCCAGGTTCCTCATCGACGGCTTCCCGCGCAATCAGGATAACCTGGATGGCTGGAATCGCCAGATGTCCGAGAAGGTGGACATGCAATTCGTGCTCTTCTTCGACTGCTCCGAGGATGTCTGCGTCCAGCGGTGCTTGGGACGTGGCCAGAGTGGCAGTGGACGGACGGACGACAATATGGAGAGCCTGAAGAAGCGCATCTCCACGTACAACAACGATTCGCTGCCCATCATCAAGTTCTTCGAGGGCGCCGGCCAGGTGAAGAGGATCGATGCCAGTCCGGATGCGGATGCCGTTTTCGAGGAGGTGGAACGGGTGTTCCTCGCCAGCGGCTTCTAG
- the LOC108067085 gene encoding pre-rRNA-processing protein TSR2 homolog, whose product MAAAQQTDFQKNFRLIVEKIFNHWQDLRLAVEHGMGGRNGQQVAIEIMDYTYQYCVSNENITQGELQEVVEELMDQEFNTLCDDDSIPEICRNLLRYKLLAQQNQYPQIEAELSKLPAGKEWLRPDVKITYTPIDGDSSSDEDMDDDDEEDDDEMEEDDAPSSSGRMTRSQTRKQQAQEFVEPEDGWTTVRRK is encoded by the exons ATGGCAGCCGCACAACAAACCGATTTCCAAAAGAATTTCCGCCTGATTGTGGAGAAGATCTTCAACCACTGGCAGGATCTCCGTCTGGCAGTGGAGCATGGCATGGGCGGACGCAATGGCCAGCAG GTGGCCATAGAAATCATGGACTACACCTATCAATACTGTGTATCCAATGAAAACATCACCCAGGGTGAGCTGCAGGAGGTGGTGGAGGAGCTGATGGACCAGGAGTTCAATACCCTCTGCGACGACGACTCCATTCCGGAGATTTGCCGCAATCTGCTGCGCTACAAGCTCCTCGCCCAGCAGAATCAGTATCCACAGATCGAGGCTGAATTGAGTAAGCTTCCTGCGGGCAAAGAGTGGCTGCGTCCGGATGTGAAGATCACTTATACTCCTATTGATGGGGATTCCTCCTCCGATGAGGATATGGACGACGATGACGAGGAGGATGATGATGAAATGGAAGAGGATGATGCTCCTTCTAGCAGTGGGCGGATGACCCGTTCGCAGACCCGCAAGCAGCAGGCCCAGGAATTCGTGGAGCCCGAGGATGGCTGGACCACCGTGCGAAGAAAATAG